One stretch of Nitrospirae bacterium YQR-1 DNA includes these proteins:
- a CDS encoding M3 family oligoendopeptidase gives MIVVAHSGVRYQKSRWDLSELLSSGNDSVIKAAFKEIEDCVEEIESKRSIINPGMDGGAFVNILTLMETLAALAGKITAYTALRFSEDTQDTKALAIMGNVENFLADMQNRTLFFSLWWKSLTDEEAKRLLVYAGNLTYYLDRQRQFKEHILSELEEKIINIKDTNGSGALLTLYDMLTSKYDFVMDVDGKTTHNTRDSLMTFVRDMRPEVRKAAYKELFAVFGKDESVLSQLYVYRVRDWAKEQIGLRKFKSPINVRNMSNDIPDDVVETLLSVCKDNSHVFHDYFKLKAQWLELPKLRRFDLYAPIKAQTKKKIEYSDAVSMVLESFDNFSPQFYRLAKSVFDKKHIDSEDRTNKRGGAFCYGVLPKLTPWVLTNYTGEPRQVATLAHELGHAVHSLLAQDHSVLTFHAPLPLAETASVFAEMLLTERLLEEENDATARRLILSSAIDDMYATVLRQAFFVIFEKTAHSLIENGTPVNDLNSIYLNLLKEQFGDSVEVSDDFQIEWITIPHIYHTPFYCYAYSFGELLSLSLYKRFKEEGREFIPKIIKILSYGGSTSPGLILKEAGIDMLSPEFWHGGFAFIKEMIDKGLKNEAIRKNERMKGE, from the coding sequence ATGATTGTTGTGGCACATAGCGGTGTAAGATATCAGAAGAGCCGGTGGGATTTAAGTGAACTGTTATCGTCCGGCAACGACAGTGTTATAAAGGCGGCCTTTAAAGAAATAGAGGATTGTGTGGAGGAAATTGAATCAAAACGGAGCATTATTAATCCCGGCATGGATGGCGGCGCATTTGTCAATATCCTTACGCTGATGGAAACTCTCGCAGCCCTTGCCGGAAAAATAACCGCCTATACCGCTCTCAGATTCTCTGAGGATACGCAGGATACAAAGGCTCTTGCAATTATGGGAAATGTCGAAAATTTTTTAGCGGATATGCAAAACCGGACTCTTTTTTTCAGCCTCTGGTGGAAATCTCTAACTGATGAAGAGGCTAAGCGGCTGTTGGTTTATGCCGGTAATCTTACATATTATCTTGACAGACAAAGGCAGTTTAAAGAGCACATTCTTAGTGAGCTCGAGGAAAAGATAATTAACATAAAGGACACTAACGGCTCAGGTGCACTACTGACCCTCTACGATATGCTGACAAGTAAGTACGACTTTGTTATGGATGTGGATGGCAAGACGACTCACAACACCCGTGACAGCCTTATGACTTTCGTCAGAGATATGCGTCCTGAGGTGCGTAAGGCCGCCTATAAGGAGCTGTTTGCCGTATTTGGTAAAGATGAGTCCGTCCTTTCTCAACTCTATGTCTATAGGGTACGGGACTGGGCAAAGGAGCAAATCGGATTACGGAAATTTAAAAGCCCGATTAACGTCCGCAACATGTCAAATGACATACCCGATGACGTTGTGGAAACTCTCCTGTCAGTTTGCAAAGATAACTCACACGTGTTTCACGATTATTTTAAGTTAAAAGCACAGTGGCTGGAGCTGCCTAAACTGCGCCGCTTCGACCTCTATGCTCCCATTAAAGCACAAACAAAGAAAAAAATCGAGTACTCCGATGCTGTTTCTATGGTACTTGAAAGTTTCGATAACTTTAGCCCTCAATTCTATAGACTTGCGAAAAGTGTTTTTGACAAGAAACACATTGACTCAGAGGACCGTACCAATAAGCGCGGAGGGGCATTTTGCTACGGGGTGCTTCCAAAACTCACTCCATGGGTATTGACTAATTATACCGGTGAGCCCCGTCAGGTAGCCACATTAGCCCACGAACTGGGACACGCCGTTCATTCCCTGCTGGCACAAGACCACTCGGTGCTTACATTTCATGCTCCTCTGCCCCTTGCCGAAACCGCCTCCGTATTTGCCGAAATGCTGCTTACCGAACGCCTCCTTGAAGAGGAAAATGATGCCACCGCACGCCGTCTGATTCTGAGTTCCGCCATTGACGATATGTACGCAACAGTCCTCAGGCAGGCTTTTTTTGTTATCTTTGAAAAGACCGCCCACTCACTCATAGAAAACGGCACTCCGGTTAACGATTTAAATAGTATCTACCTTAATCTTCTAAAAGAACAGTTCGGAGACTCCGTCGAGGTCTCAGATGACTTTCAAATCGAATGGATAACCATCCCACACATCTACCACACGCCGTTTTACTGCTATGCCTACAGCTTTGGCGAATTGCTCTCCCTCTCACTGTACAAAAGGTTCAAAGAAGAAGGCAGGGAATTTATCCCTAAAATCATTAAAATACTCTCCTACGGTGGCTCCACCTCCCCCGGCCTAATACTAAAAGAAGCCGGCATCGACATGCTCAGCCCCGAATTCTGGCACGGTGGCTTTGCTTTTATTAAAGAGATGATTGATAAAGGTTTAAAAAATGAGGCGATAAGAAAGAATGAAAGAATGAAAGGAGAGTAG